The proteins below come from a single Rhodococcus sp. WMMA185 genomic window:
- a CDS encoding DegV family protein encodes MPVVVVTDSSASLEPELVERYGIRVVPLHVLAGDEDLREGIDPVPADLTGVTTSGASQNELSEAYAEALDSSGGAGVLAVHISRQLSATWEAGRQAAQKFGGNVRIIDSQSTGMGLGYPVLEAARAAKGGAALETVYRRAVDVASRGHCLIVVDKLDQLRRGGRIGTAAALLGTALAMKPVLHLVDGRLVLKEKTRTGTKAVAKMVDAAVEYAGQGRTAIAVHHMDARRRADAVAAQLKDRIPQISDIVVTDFSAVIGAHVGVGAVGIVLCPEPSVQDEEGDSSTTPD; translated from the coding sequence ATGCCTGTAGTCGTTGTCACCGATTCGTCTGCATCACTCGAGCCTGAACTCGTCGAGCGGTACGGGATTCGCGTGGTGCCGTTGCACGTCCTGGCCGGTGACGAAGACCTCAGAGAAGGCATCGACCCAGTTCCCGCGGATCTCACCGGAGTCACCACGTCTGGCGCGTCGCAGAACGAACTGTCCGAGGCATACGCCGAAGCGCTCGATTCGAGTGGTGGCGCGGGAGTCCTCGCGGTCCATATCTCGCGGCAGTTGTCCGCCACGTGGGAGGCGGGCCGTCAAGCGGCACAGAAATTCGGTGGAAACGTACGGATTATCGACTCCCAGTCCACGGGAATGGGATTGGGATACCCGGTCCTCGAGGCTGCGCGGGCAGCCAAGGGAGGCGCGGCGCTCGAGACCGTCTACCGGCGCGCAGTGGACGTCGCAAGCCGCGGTCACTGTCTGATCGTCGTGGACAAGCTCGACCAACTGCGGCGAGGTGGCCGGATCGGAACGGCGGCAGCCCTGCTCGGTACCGCACTGGCGATGAAACCGGTCCTTCATCTCGTGGACGGGCGACTTGTTCTCAAGGAAAAGACGCGGACCGGGACCAAGGCCGTCGCCAAGATGGTTGACGCGGCCGTTGAATACGCAGGCCAGGGACGGACGGCCATCGCTGTGCATCATATGGACGCCCGGCGCCGCGCCGATGCGGTAGCAGCACAGTTGAAGGATCGGATTCCGCAGATCAGCGATATTGTCGTCACCGACTTCAGTGCGGTGATCGGAGCGCACGTAGGGGTCGGAGCCGTCGGTATCGTGCTGTGCCCGGAACCATCGGTGCAAGACGAAGAGGGCGATTCATCCACAACCCCTGATTGA
- the octT gene encoding diglucosylglycerate octanoyltransferase yields MTTSDAGSGPGGRPVLLVLADSLSYYGPKGGLPSDHPDIWPNRVARELDWDVELVARIGWTSRDAWWALTQDPRVWAAIPRAGAVVFAVGGMDSLPSPLPTALREQLRYIRPPALRRMVRSGYQWLQPRLSRLGWPVALPPRVSVEYLESSRSALAYVRPSLPVIGTLPSVHRSEAYGKAHSGRPAAVTAITAWAEAQKVPLVDLAEAVRTNIFSGQGNPDGIHWGWDAHVAVAEAMLTAIRSAGVARQDFPDQIPAETVPNGAE; encoded by the coding sequence GTGACAACCTCTGATGCAGGGTCAGGTCCCGGGGGGCGCCCGGTCCTGCTCGTGCTTGCCGATTCGCTGTCGTACTACGGCCCCAAGGGAGGGCTGCCGTCCGATCATCCCGACATCTGGCCCAATCGTGTTGCGCGAGAATTGGACTGGGATGTCGAATTGGTGGCGCGGATCGGCTGGACCAGTCGCGACGCTTGGTGGGCACTGACCCAGGATCCGCGCGTGTGGGCTGCCATTCCCAGAGCCGGTGCAGTGGTGTTCGCGGTGGGTGGGATGGACTCCCTTCCATCGCCGCTTCCCACCGCGCTGAGGGAGCAGTTGCGCTACATTCGTCCGCCGGCGCTGCGTCGCATGGTGCGATCCGGCTACCAGTGGCTTCAGCCACGGCTGTCTCGGCTGGGTTGGCCCGTGGCGTTACCCCCGCGAGTGAGCGTCGAATACCTGGAGAGCTCACGTTCGGCACTGGCGTATGTGCGACCCTCGCTGCCCGTCATTGGAACGTTGCCGTCGGTGCACCGCAGCGAGGCCTACGGCAAAGCCCACTCGGGTCGCCCAGCCGCGGTCACTGCTATCACCGCTTGGGCGGAGGCGCAGAAAGTTCCTCTGGTCGACCTCGCCGAAGCGGTTCGAACGAATATCTTCAGCGGTCAGGGCAACCCCGATGGCATTCATTGGGGCTGGGACGCGCACGTCGCAGTCGCCGAGGCGATGCTGACCGCGATTCGCTCCGCCGGAGTCGCGCGTCAGGACTTCCCAGACCAGATTCCCGCGGAAACGGTGCCGAACGGAGCAGAGTAG
- a CDS encoding histidine phosphatase family protein produces the protein MTDVPGATRRLILLRHGQTKYNADNRMQGQLDTELSDLGRAQARNAASALVGRAPISIVSSDLRRAYDTAVEIGDNVGLPVQIDTRLRETHLGNWQGLTHLEVDTRSPGARAKWRGDATWAPPGGESRIDVARRSKPMVAELIEKYEGWAEQPVVLVAHGGLIAALTATLLDLPVDRWPALGGLGNASWAQLSAHGSLESLEWRLDVWNASASVASDNL, from the coding sequence GTGACAGACGTTCCCGGCGCCACCCGACGGCTGATATTGCTTCGCCATGGGCAGACGAAATACAACGCCGACAACCGTATGCAGGGCCAGCTCGATACCGAGTTGTCGGATCTGGGTAGGGCTCAGGCCCGCAACGCCGCATCGGCGCTGGTCGGTCGCGCGCCGATCTCCATCGTGTCGTCGGATCTGCGTAGGGCCTACGACACCGCTGTCGAGATCGGCGACAACGTCGGTCTGCCGGTACAGATCGACACTCGCCTACGTGAGACGCATCTCGGGAACTGGCAAGGCCTCACTCACCTCGAGGTCGACACGCGGTCGCCTGGTGCCCGGGCCAAGTGGCGAGGTGACGCGACGTGGGCGCCGCCTGGCGGGGAGAGTCGTATCGATGTGGCGCGGCGGAGCAAACCAATGGTTGCCGAGTTGATCGAGAAGTACGAAGGCTGGGCGGAGCAGCCGGTGGTGCTGGTAGCTCACGGAGGTTTGATCGCGGCGCTTACAGCGACACTGCTTGACCTTCCGGTAGACCGGTGGCCGGCGCTCGGCGGGTTGGGCAACGCCAGCTGGGCGCAACTGAGTGCCCATGGAAGTCTGGAATCGCTCGAGTGGCGACTCGACGTGTGGAACGCTTCTGCGAGTGTGGCCAGTGACAACCTCTGA
- the rsfS gene encoding ribosome silencing factor, translating to MSATTEAIEMARIAALAADEKLASDVVVLDVSEQLVITDCFVIASAPNERQVNAVVENIEERLRDAGHKPVRREGTREGRWALLDFVDVVIHVQHNEERNFYALDRLWKDCPVVPVEGIGQGSSADDGADADIEESEL from the coding sequence GTGAGCGCAACGACCGAAGCCATCGAGATGGCACGCATCGCGGCACTGGCTGCCGACGAGAAGCTGGCCTCCGATGTGGTGGTGCTCGATGTTTCCGAGCAGTTGGTCATCACAGACTGTTTCGTCATCGCCTCCGCGCCGAACGAGCGGCAGGTGAACGCCGTCGTCGAGAATATCGAGGAACGTCTGCGCGATGCAGGTCACAAGCCTGTGCGACGCGAAGGCACGCGTGAAGGCCGTTGGGCGCTGCTCGATTTCGTGGACGTCGTAATCCACGTTCAGCACAATGAGGAGCGAAACTTCTACGCCCTCGACCGACTGTGGAAGGACTGTCCAGTCGTCCCGGTCGAAGGAATCGGACAGGGGAGTTCGGCCGATGACGGGGCCGACGCCGACATCGAGGAATCCGAACTGTGA
- the nadD gene encoding nicotinate-nucleotide adenylyltransferase: MEQGTQGTPRRRLGVMGGTFDPIHHGHLVAASEVADRFRLDEVIFAPTGRPWQKEGREVSRAEDRYLMTVIATASNPRFSVSRVDIDRDKVTYTVDTLRDMRNTHPDAELYFITGADALASILSWQDWEELFSLAKFVGVSRPGFDLNTEHLSGHLDALPEDAVTLIEVPALAISSTECRRRASRHRPVWYLVPDGVVQYISKRNLYRPLDSERPDGATTVSEPAPGKTNDDKTNDGKTNDGKTND, translated from the coding sequence GTGGAACAGGGAACGCAGGGCACACCCCGACGCCGCCTGGGGGTCATGGGCGGCACCTTCGACCCCATTCACCACGGTCACCTGGTGGCGGCTAGTGAAGTTGCCGACCGATTCAGGCTCGACGAGGTGATTTTTGCGCCGACCGGCAGGCCGTGGCAGAAGGAGGGCAGGGAGGTCAGCCGCGCCGAGGACCGGTACCTCATGACAGTCATCGCCACCGCGTCGAATCCACGGTTCTCGGTCAGCAGGGTTGACATCGACCGTGACAAGGTCACCTACACGGTCGACACACTGCGTGACATGCGGAACACCCACCCCGACGCCGAGTTGTACTTCATTACCGGTGCGGATGCCTTGGCGAGTATTCTGTCCTGGCAGGACTGGGAGGAACTGTTCTCGCTGGCGAAGTTTGTCGGGGTGTCGCGTCCGGGATTCGATCTCAACACCGAACATCTGTCCGGTCATCTTGACGCGCTGCCGGAGGATGCGGTCACCTTGATCGAGGTCCCGGCCCTGGCGATCTCCTCGACCGAGTGTCGGCGGCGCGCCAGTCGACACCGGCCTGTGTGGTATCTCGTTCCTGACGGCGTGGTCCAGTACATCTCCAAGCGGAACCTGTACCGGCCATTGGACTCCGAGCGCCCAGACGGTGCCACAACCGTGTCCGAGCCGGCCCCAGGCAAGACCAATGACGACAAGACCAATGACGGCAAGACCAATGACGGCAAGACCAATGACTAG
- a CDS encoding vWA domain-containing protein: MAAAGPSFRSNPVGSAAEHGLPGHLVDFVEALRRRGIVVGTSETVDAGRVMSVLDLLDRESLREGLACALLRRPTHRPTFDALFDLWFPAAVGNRLDSGSETSLPRNVKGEIDYDALRELIVELLTDGSREAVELTELLTAQMVEELGQYQSANGPSFSAYQVLRDVAPETLLSKILDGLLGNQAGGHPAATHSYQSEVAKRAAAQRIADFRKMVERETRRRVAENMGKERVASYGVPRLAEEVDFLRASDSELTVLKRNVSALARVLASRLAVRRKRSRAGSIDLRRTLRKSMSTGGVPIDLVERKPRRARPELVVMCDVSGSVAGFSHFTLLLVHALREQFSRVRVFAFVDTADEVTHFFDSGADLGSAMSRMIREADLVSYDGHSDYGNAFGVFAERFAGSITSRTSLLVLGDGRNNYRDPNLEALAGLVSVARHAYWLNPEPRAQWGAGDSAAEVYNEVISMYECRSAQQLTSVVAGLLPV, encoded by the coding sequence ATGGCTGCTGCTGGGCCTTCCTTCCGGTCGAATCCGGTCGGATCTGCCGCGGAGCACGGACTGCCGGGGCATCTCGTGGACTTCGTCGAGGCGCTGCGTCGACGCGGGATAGTGGTCGGCACCTCCGAGACCGTCGACGCGGGGCGGGTCATGTCGGTCCTCGACCTACTCGATCGGGAGTCGCTCCGGGAAGGTCTTGCGTGCGCGCTGCTGCGTCGACCGACCCACCGGCCCACGTTCGATGCTCTGTTCGATCTCTGGTTTCCGGCCGCGGTCGGAAATCGCCTCGATAGCGGGAGCGAAACGAGTCTGCCGCGCAATGTGAAGGGCGAGATCGACTATGACGCGCTGCGCGAGTTGATCGTCGAACTACTCACGGACGGGTCGCGTGAGGCCGTCGAACTCACCGAACTTCTGACCGCGCAAATGGTAGAGGAACTCGGGCAGTACCAGTCTGCGAACGGGCCGTCGTTCTCCGCGTACCAGGTATTGCGCGACGTGGCACCAGAAACTCTGCTCAGCAAGATCCTCGACGGGCTCTTGGGCAATCAGGCAGGGGGCCACCCCGCGGCGACGCATAGCTACCAATCTGAAGTGGCCAAGCGGGCAGCGGCGCAGCGGATTGCCGATTTCCGGAAGATGGTGGAACGGGAGACACGGCGGCGGGTGGCCGAGAACATGGGCAAGGAACGGGTGGCGTCGTATGGCGTACCCCGGCTGGCCGAAGAAGTCGACTTTCTGCGTGCGTCCGATTCCGAACTGACTGTGCTGAAACGCAACGTCTCTGCGCTGGCAAGGGTGCTTGCGAGCCGACTCGCGGTCCGGCGCAAGCGCAGCCGGGCCGGTTCCATCGATCTGCGGAGGACACTGCGTAAGTCGATGTCCACCGGGGGCGTGCCCATCGATCTCGTCGAGAGAAAGCCCCGCCGCGCTCGCCCCGAGCTCGTGGTGATGTGCGATGTATCCGGTTCGGTCGCCGGATTCAGCCATTTCACACTTCTGCTCGTTCATGCTCTGCGGGAACAGTTTTCCCGGGTGCGGGTGTTCGCGTTCGTCGACACCGCGGACGAGGTCACGCACTTCTTCGATTCCGGAGCCGACCTCGGCAGTGCCATGTCGAGAATGATCCGGGAAGCCGATCTCGTCTCCTACGACGGACATTCCGATTACGGCAACGCATTCGGCGTGTTCGCCGAGAGGTTCGCCGGAAGTATCACCTCGCGCACGTCCCTGTTGGTGCTCGGAGACGGCCGAAACAACTATCGCGATCCGAACCTCGAGGCGCTGGCAGGACTGGTGTCTGTCGCGAGGCACGCGTACTGGCTCAACCCCGAACCACGGGCGCAGTGGGGGGCGGGAGACTCCGCGGCCGAGGTCTACAACGAGGTCATCAGCATGTACGAGTGCCGGTCTGCCCAGCAGCTCACGTCGGTGGTCGCCGGGTTACTTCCGGTCTGA
- a CDS encoding AAA family ATPase: MDRTLETTTPFFANVDDVVDRLADTGYLADKASATAVFLADRLGKPLLIEGPAGVGKTELARAVAEATGSELVRLQCYEGVDEARALYEWNHAKQILRIQAGANEASGGWDATKADVFSEEFLLSRPLLTAIRREDPTVLLVDETDKADVEIEGLLLEVLSDFAVTVPELGTITATRKPFVVLTSNATRELSEALKRRCLFLHLDFPDADLERRILASRVPELPQAIAAQLVETVRVLRGMQLKKLPSVAETIDWGRTLLALGLDTLDDDAVRATMGVVLKHQSDQLRAAAELRLN; this comes from the coding sequence GTGGACCGCACCCTCGAGACCACGACACCGTTCTTCGCCAATGTCGACGACGTTGTCGACCGTCTCGCCGATACCGGTTACCTGGCCGACAAGGCCTCCGCGACGGCGGTCTTCCTAGCGGACAGGCTCGGAAAGCCCCTGCTCATCGAGGGTCCTGCCGGTGTAGGCAAGACTGAGCTTGCGCGTGCCGTAGCCGAGGCCACGGGCTCGGAGCTGGTGCGCTTGCAGTGCTACGAAGGAGTCGACGAGGCCAGGGCGCTCTACGAGTGGAACCACGCGAAGCAGATCCTGCGTATCCAGGCGGGCGCGAATGAGGCGTCGGGAGGATGGGATGCCACCAAGGCGGACGTCTTCTCCGAGGAGTTCTTGCTGTCGCGACCACTGCTGACCGCCATCCGGCGCGAGGACCCCACGGTGCTGCTCGTCGACGAAACCGACAAGGCAGACGTAGAGATCGAGGGTTTACTCCTCGAGGTGCTCAGCGACTTCGCGGTCACTGTCCCCGAGTTGGGCACTATCACGGCCACGAGGAAGCCGTTCGTTGTCCTGACCTCGAATGCCACTCGGGAGTTGTCAGAGGCACTCAAGCGCCGCTGCCTCTTTCTGCATCTCGATTTCCCCGATGCTGACCTCGAGCGGCGGATCCTCGCCAGCCGGGTGCCGGAGCTTCCACAGGCCATCGCAGCGCAATTGGTCGAGACGGTCCGTGTGTTGCGAGGTATGCAGCTCAAGAAGCTGCCGTCGGTCGCCGAGACCATCGACTGGGGGCGCACGCTTCTCGCGCTCGGACTCGACACACTCGACGACGACGCCGTGCGCGCCACGATGGGTGTAGTTCTCAAACACCAATCCGACCAACTGCGCGCTGCTGCCGAGCTGCGACTGAACTAG
- a CDS encoding glutamate-5-semialdehyde dehydrogenase, with protein sequence MTAVTSSSSSDAAVDTRDAVHAAARRARTASRALALLTTAQKDAALHAAADAVLAAADAIFTANTADIESAQASGIEDSLLDRLRLTPDRLEGIASGLRQVAGLPDPIGEVVRGSTLPNALELRQLRVPLGVVGMVYEARPNVTVDAFGLAFKSGNAALLRGSSSAARSNAALVTAVRASLAAQQLPEDAVQLLPSEDRSSVTHLIQARGLVDVVIPRGGAGLISAVVRDATVPTVETGVGNCHVYVHAAADLEMAERILVNSKTRRPSVCNTAETVLIDAAIAETAVPRLRKALETHGVTVHGDLPGLVPATETDWSDEYLTLDIALGVVDDLGAAVEHIDRYGTGHTEAIVTSDLSAAREFTARVDAAAVMVNASTAFTDGEQFGFGAEIGISTQKLHARGPMGLPELTSTKWIVWGDGHTRPV encoded by the coding sequence ATGACAGCAGTGACATCCAGCTCGTCGTCCGACGCCGCGGTCGATACCCGCGACGCTGTTCATGCGGCGGCCCGTCGAGCCCGCACCGCGTCGCGGGCCCTCGCGCTCCTGACCACGGCGCAGAAGGATGCGGCGCTCCACGCGGCGGCCGATGCCGTGCTCGCCGCTGCCGACGCGATCTTCACCGCCAACACGGCCGACATCGAATCGGCTCAGGCGTCGGGCATCGAGGATTCGCTGCTCGACCGTTTGCGGCTGACCCCGGACCGGCTCGAAGGAATTGCGTCCGGACTCCGTCAGGTGGCCGGCCTCCCTGATCCGATCGGTGAAGTGGTACGAGGGTCCACGCTCCCCAACGCTCTCGAACTCCGCCAACTGCGGGTTCCTCTGGGCGTGGTGGGCATGGTGTACGAGGCCCGGCCGAACGTCACCGTCGACGCGTTCGGTCTGGCATTCAAATCCGGCAATGCCGCGCTGCTGCGGGGGTCGTCGTCGGCAGCCAGGTCGAATGCCGCCCTGGTTACGGCCGTGCGGGCGTCGCTGGCAGCGCAACAGCTGCCCGAGGATGCGGTGCAGCTACTGCCGAGCGAGGACCGCTCGAGCGTCACGCACCTGATTCAGGCCCGTGGTCTGGTGGACGTCGTTATTCCACGCGGTGGCGCGGGGCTGATCAGCGCCGTCGTGCGTGATGCCACGGTTCCGACTGTCGAGACGGGCGTCGGCAACTGCCATGTCTATGTCCATGCCGCTGCGGACCTCGAGATGGCCGAGAGGATCCTGGTCAACTCCAAGACCCGACGCCCGAGCGTGTGCAACACCGCGGAGACGGTCCTGATCGACGCGGCGATTGCCGAAACGGCGGTTCCGAGGCTGCGCAAGGCCCTCGAGACGCACGGCGTCACGGTTCACGGAGATCTCCCGGGTCTGGTGCCTGCGACCGAAACGGACTGGTCCGATGAGTACCTCACACTCGATATCGCGCTCGGCGTCGTCGATGATCTCGGTGCGGCGGTCGAGCACATCGACAGGTACGGAACCGGTCACACCGAGGCGATCGTGACGTCAGACCTCAGCGCCGCACGCGAGTTCACCGCCCGGGTCGACGCCGCCGCCGTGATGGTGAACGCCTCTACCGCGTTCACAGACGGTGAGCAGTTCGGGTTTGGTGCCGAGATCGGAATATCCACGCAGAAGTTGCACGCGCGCGGTCCCATGGGGCTTCCGGAGCTGACGTCCACAAAATGGATCGTATGGGGAGATGGGCACACCCGCCCGGTCTAG
- a CDS encoding RecQ family ATP-dependent DNA helicase gives MTTATGPALRDEAERLLRDLAGERASLRDDQWTAIEALVVHRRRTLVVQRTGWGKSAVYFIAAKLLRAHGHGPTVIVSPLLALMRNQVASAERAGVRAATINSGNVTEWEDIHARVAGNELDVLLVSPERLNNPDFRDQVLPSLAADAGLVVVDEAHCVSDWGHDFRPDYRRIRTLIAELGEGIPVLATTATANDRVVSDVSIQLGVGGAEALVLRGGLERDSLHLSVVRIPEATARAAWLTERLDSLPGSGIIYTLTVSAAQDLASLLSERGHAVSAYTGQTDAAEREALEQDLLANRVKALVATSALGMGFDKPDLGFVVHMGAPSSPISYYQQVGRAGRSTDRAEVILLPGSEDRQIWSYFASVAFPREHVVRRVIEVLDPERPQSTPALEPLVDLGRARLEMVLKVLDVDGAVKRVRGGWVGTGQPWTYDADRYERLERAREAEQEAMVDYQRITTCRMAFLREQLDDPDLALGTSDCGRCDNCTGVRHDTGVDAETVRRTRSRLERPGVDLAPRKQWPNGLAKLGVQLSGKISDGPEPGRILGRLSDLGWGQRLRALLDEPDGPAGEWVVKACIEVLASWDWAERPTSVIAVESATHPMLAASLADQLADVGRLHHLGVLRLRPGHPPVSAANSAHRVAGLVDAWEAPHVADETGPVLLVDTVTDTGWTLTMAARTLRAAGVASVLPFALAGVK, from the coding sequence ATGACGACCGCGACCGGGCCAGCACTGCGCGATGAGGCCGAACGGCTGCTTCGCGACCTTGCAGGTGAGCGCGCCTCCCTGCGTGACGATCAGTGGACTGCCATCGAGGCGCTAGTGGTCCACCGCAGGCGGACGCTTGTCGTCCAACGGACGGGCTGGGGCAAGTCCGCGGTCTACTTCATAGCCGCGAAATTGTTGCGGGCGCATGGGCACGGTCCCACTGTCATCGTCTCGCCGCTCCTCGCCCTGATGCGCAACCAGGTGGCGTCGGCGGAACGTGCGGGTGTCCGGGCCGCCACAATCAACTCGGGCAACGTCACCGAATGGGAGGACATCCACGCCCGAGTCGCCGGGAATGAACTGGACGTGCTCTTGGTCAGCCCCGAACGTCTCAACAACCCCGACTTCCGCGATCAGGTTCTTCCCTCGCTGGCCGCGGATGCGGGGTTGGTCGTCGTCGACGAGGCGCACTGCGTCTCCGACTGGGGCCACGACTTCCGTCCCGACTACCGGCGGATCCGCACGCTGATCGCCGAACTCGGTGAAGGGATACCAGTGCTGGCCACAACCGCCACGGCCAACGATCGGGTGGTCTCCGATGTTTCCATTCAGCTCGGGGTGGGCGGAGCGGAGGCCCTCGTCCTGCGTGGTGGCCTCGAGCGCGATTCCCTGCACCTGTCGGTGGTCCGAATCCCCGAGGCCACCGCCCGCGCCGCCTGGCTCACCGAGAGACTGGACAGTCTTCCGGGGTCAGGAATCATCTACACGCTGACCGTGTCGGCGGCACAGGACTTGGCGAGCCTGCTGTCCGAGCGGGGTCACGCGGTTTCCGCATACACGGGGCAAACCGATGCCGCGGAACGGGAAGCGCTCGAGCAGGACCTTCTCGCCAACCGCGTCAAGGCTCTCGTGGCAACGTCTGCTCTCGGCATGGGATTCGACAAACCGGACCTGGGATTCGTCGTGCACATGGGTGCGCCGTCTTCGCCCATCTCCTACTACCAACAGGTCGGGCGTGCGGGGCGCTCCACCGATCGTGCCGAGGTAATCTTGCTCCCCGGCTCGGAGGACAGGCAAATCTGGAGCTACTTCGCCTCTGTAGCGTTTCCCCGAGAGCATGTGGTGCGCAGGGTGATCGAGGTTCTCGACCCCGAGCGCCCACAGTCCACGCCGGCACTCGAACCGCTGGTGGATCTGGGCCGTGCCCGACTCGAGATGGTCCTGAAAGTCCTCGACGTGGATGGCGCCGTGAAACGGGTACGCGGCGGTTGGGTGGGTACCGGGCAGCCGTGGACATATGACGCCGACCGCTACGAACGTCTGGAGCGTGCCCGGGAAGCCGAGCAGGAGGCGATGGTCGACTACCAGCGGATCACAACCTGCAGGATGGCATTCCTACGCGAACAACTCGACGATCCGGACTTGGCGCTTGGCACCTCCGATTGCGGCCGTTGCGACAACTGCACCGGTGTCCGCCATGACACCGGCGTCGACGCCGAGACCGTCCGCCGAACCAGATCGCGTCTGGAACGTCCCGGCGTCGACCTGGCTCCACGCAAGCAGTGGCCCAACGGGCTCGCGAAGCTCGGCGTGCAGCTGTCCGGGAAAATCAGCGACGGCCCCGAACCCGGGCGCATCCTGGGGCGATTGTCCGATCTCGGCTGGGGCCAGCGCCTTCGGGCACTCCTCGACGAACCGGACGGCCCCGCCGGCGAGTGGGTCGTGAAGGCGTGTATCGAGGTTCTCGCATCCTGGGACTGGGCCGAGCGGCCCACCTCGGTGATCGCCGTCGAATCGGCAACTCATCCCATGCTCGCCGCTTCACTCGCCGATCAGCTCGCAGATGTCGGCCGCCTGCATCACCTGGGCGTTTTGAGACTTCGCCCCGGTCACCCGCCGGTGTCCGCCGCCAACTCCGCGCATCGGGTGGCAGGCCTCGTGGACGCGTGGGAGGCTCCCCACGTCGCCGATGAAACCGGCCCCGTGCTTCTGGTCGATACCGTCACCGACACCGGATGGACGCTGACCATGGCTGCTCGAACGCTACGCGCCGCCGGGGTCGCGTCGGTTCTTCCGTTCGCGCTTGCGGGCGTGAAGTAA
- the ectA gene encoding diaminobutyrate acetyltransferase, which translates to MRPVQESAIPTTAPDAVLFRSPQIADGVRLWEIAANTEVLDLNSSYAYLLWCRDFSRSSIVAVVDERIVGFVTGFIRPESPETLFVWQVAVDADQRGKGIAGRMLSSLLDRLAPDGIERLETTISPDNEASIALFTALARHRGMAIAKDELFSPNDFPDGHEAEDLYTIG; encoded by the coding sequence ATGAGGCCTGTCCAAGAGAGTGCCATCCCGACCACCGCGCCGGACGCGGTGTTGTTCAGAAGTCCACAGATCGCTGACGGAGTCCGGCTCTGGGAGATCGCCGCGAACACGGAAGTGCTCGATCTCAATTCGAGTTACGCATATCTGTTGTGGTGTAGAGACTTCAGCCGCTCATCTATCGTCGCGGTCGTCGACGAGCGTATAGTCGGATTCGTTACGGGTTTCATTCGCCCCGAATCCCCTGAGACTCTGTTCGTCTGGCAGGTTGCCGTAGACGCAGACCAGCGCGGCAAAGGCATTGCAGGCCGGATGCTGAGTTCTCTACTCGATCGGCTTGCACCCGACGGAATCGAGCGCCTCGAAACGACGATCAGCCCCGACAACGAGGCGTCGATCGCGTTGTTCACTGCATTGGCGCGGCACCGAGGCATGGCAATTGCCAAGGATGAACTGTTCTCCCCCAATGATTTTCCCGATGGACACGAAGCCGAAGATCTCTACACGATCGGCTGA